One segment of Salvia splendens isolate huo1 chromosome 20, SspV2, whole genome shotgun sequence DNA contains the following:
- the LOC121782466 gene encoding protein MOS2-like — translation MSFSFSINAKSQSNRLKKPSNAAAASPSVNYVSEFRSDEPPPTEESKIKPIAPIPNAWRPNKKLKNLHTLPPISKPNGDDAAVQFELDPGSNPEPTDTSTGYGLNLREPSAAVSVAPNGNYETISDMELRRLREDLGNLPDGPGLDEFEDVPVEGFGAALLSGYGWKEGRGIGRNAKEDVKVAEVTRKRDRGGLGFSDELPVPEKQISTNGNAGANPVTANGKAEKMKGAKEKDTKGFVKEKEVMIVNGREMGMKGRILEVRNGGELLVVRMSKSNEKVKVRSRDVVEVGSAGEEKCIRKLKELTVKESDMHRDKNDRNLVRKSGEQKLKARSERVDWLRNNIRVRIVSQELKGGRLYLKKGVVMDVVGLGVCDISVDESKELVQGVDQDLLETALPKRGGPVLVLCGRHKGVYGTLLERDSEKETGLVRDADTHELLNVKLEQIAEYTGDPSDIGY, via the coding sequence ATGAGTTTCTCCTTCTCCATCAACGCCAAATCCCAATCCAATCGACTGAAAAAGCCATCCAATGCGGCGGCCGCCTCTCCCTCCGTCAATTACGTCAGTGAATTTCGCTCCGACGAGCCCCCGCCGACGGAGGAATCCAAAATCAAACCGATTGCTCCAATCCCAAACGCGTGGCGCCCTAATAAAAAGCTCAAAAACCTCCACACTCTCCCGCCGATTTCCAAACCGAACGGCGATGATGCGGCTGTACAATTTGAGCTGGATCCTGGTTCTAATCCCGAACCCACCGATACTTCCACGGGCTATGGCCTCAATCTCCGGGAACCCTCGGCCGCTGTGAGCGTTGCTCCTAATGGTAATTATGAAACGATTTCGGATATGGAGTTGAGGAGGCTGAGGGAGGATTTGGGGAACTTACCAGATGGCCCGGGGCTGGATGAATTCGAAGATGTTCCGGTGGAGGGGTTTGGTGCAGCGTTGCTATCGGGGTACGGTTGGAAAGAGGGGAGAGGGATTGGCCGCAATGCTAAGGAGGATGTGAAGGTTGCTGAGGTTACAAGGAAGAGAGATAGAGGGGGATTAGGTTTCAGTGATGAGCTTCCCGTGCCGGAGAAACAGATTAGTACCAATGGTAATGCCGGGGCGAATCCAGTGACGGCCAATGGCAAGGCGGAGAAGATGAAGGGGGCGAAAGAGAAGGATACGAAAGGGTTTGTTAAAGAAAAGGAAGTTATGATAGTAAATGGGAGAGAGATGGGTATGAAAGGTAGAATCTTGGAGGTGAGAAATGGTGGAGAACTATTAGTTGTGAGGATGTCAAAGAGCAATGAAAAGGTGAAAGTTCGAAGTAGGGATGTGGTGGAGGTGGGTTCGGCAGGGGAGGAGAAGTGTATTAGAAAATTGAAGGAATTGACGGTTAAAGAGAGTGATATGCATAGAGATAAAAATGATAGGAATCTTGTGAGGAAGAGTGGGGAACAGAAGTTGAAGGCAAGGAGTGAGAGAGTGGATTGGTTGAGGAATAATATAAGGGTAAGGATTGTTAGTCAGGAATTGAAGGGTGGGAGACTATACTTGAAGAAAGGGGTTGTGATGGATGTCGTGGGGCTGGGGGTTTGTGACATATCGGTTGATGAGAGCAAGGAGTTGGTGCAAGGGGTGGATCAGGATTTACTAGAGACTGCTCTTCCAAAGCGCGGAGGACCTGTCCTTGTTTTGTGTGGTAGGCACAAGGGTGTGTATGGTACTCTGCTGGAACGGGATTCGGAAAAGGAGACTGGTCTGGTTAGGGATGCTGATACTCATGAGCTGCTGAACGTGAAGCTTGAGCAGATTGCGGAGTACACAGGAGATCCAAGCGATATTGGTTATTAA
- the LOC121782557 gene encoding eukaryotic initiation factor 4A-3 codes for MAGIQRGGSGARRPAMEDDSKLVFETSKGVEPILSFDEMGIKDDLLRGTYNYGFEKPSAIQQRALVPIISGRDVIAQAQSGTGKTSMIALSVCQIVDTKSSEVQALILSPTRELASQTEKVILAIGDYINVQAHACVGGKSIGEDIRKLEHGVQVVSGTPGRVCDMIKRRTLRTRAIKLLILDESDEMLSRGFKDQIYDVYRYLPPDLQVVLISATLPNEILEITSKFMTDPVRILVKRDELTLEGIKQFFVAVEREEWKFDTLCDLYDTLTITQAVIFCNTKRKVDWLTAKMRENNFTVSSMHGDMPQKERDAIMGEFRSGQTRVLITTDVWARGLDVQQVSLVINYDLPNNRELYIHRIGRSGRFGRKGVAINFVKSDDIKILRDIEQYYSTQIDEMPMNVADLI; via the exons ATGGCGGGGATCCAGAGAGGCGGCAGCGGCGCCCGGCGCCCGGCAATGGAAGACGATTCCAAGCTCGTGTTCGAGACTTCGAAAGGCGTTGAGCCGATTTTGAGCTTCGACGAGATGGGTATAAAGGACGATCTCCTCAGAGGAACCTACAACTACGGCTTCGAAAAGCCTTCCGCTATTCAGCAGCGCGCGCTTGTTCCCATCATCTCCGGACGTGACGTCATTGCTCAGGCCCAGTCCGGTACCGGCAAGACTTCCATGATCGCGCTCTCTGTTTGCCAGATTGTCGATACCAAGTCTTCAGA AGTGCAAGCGTTGATACTATCACCTACGCGAGAGTTAGCTTCCCAGACAGAGAAAGTGATATTGGCGATTGGTGACTATATAAATGTGCAAGCTCATGCTTGTGTTGGAGGCAAAAGTATAGGCGAAGATATTAGAAAACTAGAGCATGGAGTTCAAGTGGTGTCGGGCACTCCTGGCAGAGTCTGTGATATGATCAAGAGGAGAACACTACGCACTAGAGCAATCAAATTACTAATCTTG GATGAGTCTGATGAAATGCTTAGCAGAGGGTTTAAGGATCAGATTTATGATGTCTACAGATATCTTCCACCAGATCTTCAG GTTGTGTTAATCTCTGCTACCCTTCCAAATGAAATATTGGAGATCACGAGCAAATTCATGACTGACCCGGTTCGTATCCTTGTAAAGCGTGATGAATTGACTCTTGAG GGCATTAAACAATTCTTTGTCGCCGTAGAAAGAGAAGAGTGGAAATTTGATACTCTATGTGATTTATATGATACCCTTACAATCACCCAGGCTGTTATCTTCTGTAACACCAAACGGAAG GTGGATTGGTTAACAGCAAAAATGCGCGAGAATAACTTTACTGTCTCATCTATGCACGGAGATATGCCACAAAAGGAACGTGATGCAATTATGGGAGAGTTTAGGTCTGGCCAGACTCGGGTTCTTATCACAACAGATGTATGGGCAAGGGGATTGGATGTCCAACAG GTATCTTTGGTGATAAATTATGATCTTCCTAACAACCGTGAGCTATACATTCACCGCATTGGGAGATCTGGGCGTTTTGGAAGAAAG GGTGTTGCCATAAATTTTGTCAAAAGTGATGATATCAAAATCCTAAGAGATATTGAACAGTACTACAGTACACAGATCGACGAGATGCCAATGAACGTGGCTGATTTAATTTAG